One Candidatus Binatia bacterium DNA window includes the following coding sequences:
- the uvrB gene encoding UvrABC system protein B: MGSQERFELVADFEPRGDQPQAIEELVRGVLEGRRSQVLLGVTGSGKTFTMAQVVARVNRPTLVIAPNKTLAAQLYHEFRTFFPRNAVRYFVSYYDYYQPEAYVPATDTYIEKDATINDEIDKLRHAATSALLSRRDVLIVASVSCIYGLGSPERYFEMLLYLEKGKRIDRDEVLRKLVAMQYQRKDFDFHRGIFRVRGDVVEIFPAYEENRAVRVEFFGDTVEAIAEVDPLRGKVLRRMDSVAIYPASHYVSTASGLEKAIASIRAELQERLAELRGAGKLLEAQRLEQRTLYDLELLEEMGFCPGIENYSRHLDGRAPGEPPYTLLDYFPPDFLTIIDESHVTVPQIGGMYRGDRSRKETLVEFGFRLPSALDNRPLNFEEFLSRIRQVIYVSATPGDFELREAGGVVVEQLIRPTGLMDPEVEVRPARNQVDDLLEEIRRRVERGERVLVTTLTKKMAEDLTDYYQDLGVRVRYLHSDIETIERVEIIRSLRKGEFDVLVGINMLREGLDLPEVSLVAILDADKEGYLRSERSLIQTIGRAARNAHGKVILYADTVTESMRRAIEETNRRRRAQAAYNERHGITPQTIRKAVSEPLVAACEADYVEVPLEDEEEEEYGSREEILRRLSTLRSEMRKAAANLEFERAAELRDRIRRLEERALELLGEERESVAVP; encoded by the coding sequence CTCGTCATCGCCCCGAACAAGACGCTCGCCGCGCAGCTCTACCACGAATTCCGGACCTTCTTCCCCCGCAACGCGGTCCGCTACTTCGTGAGCTACTACGACTACTACCAGCCCGAGGCCTACGTCCCCGCGACGGACACCTACATCGAGAAGGACGCGACGATCAACGACGAGATCGACAAACTGCGCCATGCGGCGACCTCCGCGCTCCTTTCCCGTCGCGACGTTCTCATCGTGGCGAGCGTTTCCTGCATCTACGGCCTCGGCTCGCCCGAGCGCTATTTCGAGATGCTCCTCTACCTGGAGAAGGGGAAGAGGATCGACCGCGACGAGGTGCTACGGAAGCTCGTCGCCATGCAGTACCAGCGCAAGGACTTCGACTTCCACCGTGGCATCTTCCGCGTCCGGGGCGACGTGGTGGAAATCTTTCCGGCGTACGAGGAAAACCGGGCCGTCCGGGTCGAATTTTTCGGCGACACGGTGGAGGCGATCGCCGAGGTCGACCCCCTCCGCGGCAAGGTCCTGCGCCGGATGGATTCCGTGGCGATCTATCCGGCGAGCCACTACGTCTCGACCGCTTCGGGCCTCGAGAAAGCGATCGCCTCGATCCGGGCCGAGCTCCAGGAGAGGCTCGCCGAACTCCGCGGTGCCGGCAAGCTCCTCGAAGCACAGCGGCTCGAGCAGCGTACCCTCTACGACCTCGAGCTCCTCGAAGAAATGGGGTTCTGCCCCGGGATCGAAAACTACTCGCGACACCTCGACGGCCGTGCACCCGGGGAGCCGCCCTACACGCTGCTCGACTACTTCCCCCCCGATTTCCTCACCATCATCGACGAAAGCCACGTCACGGTGCCGCAGATCGGGGGGATGTACCGGGGCGATCGCTCGCGGAAGGAAACGCTGGTGGAGTTCGGCTTTCGCTTGCCTTCGGCCCTCGACAACCGGCCGCTCAACTTCGAGGAATTCCTCTCCCGGATCCGTCAGGTCATCTACGTTTCGGCCACGCCCGGGGACTTCGAGCTCCGGGAGGCCGGGGGAGTCGTCGTCGAGCAGCTCATCCGGCCCACGGGTCTCATGGACCCCGAGGTCGAGGTCCGACCGGCCCGCAACCAGGTCGACGATCTGCTCGAGGAAATCCGGCGGAGGGTCGAGCGCGGCGAACGGGTGCTGGTGACGACGCTCACGAAGAAGATGGCGGAAGACCTCACGGACTACTACCAGGACCTGGGCGTGCGGGTGCGCTACCTCCACTCGGACATCGAAACGATCGAACGCGTCGAGATCATCCGCTCGCTCCGCAAGGGGGAGTTCGACGTCCTGGTGGGCATCAACATGCTGCGGGAAGGGCTCGACCTGCCCGAGGTGTCGCTCGTCGCCATCCTGGACGCCGACAAGGAGGGGTACCTCCGCTCGGAGCGGTCCCTCATCCAGACGATCGGGCGTGCCGCCCGCAACGCCCACGGGAAGGTGATCCTGTACGCCGACACGGTGACGGAGTCGATGCGGAGGGCCATCGAAGAGACGAACCGGCGCCGTCGGGCGCAAGCCGCCTACAACGAACGGCACGGCATCACCCCGCAGACGATTCGCAAGGCGGTTTCGGAACCCCTGGTCGCGGCCTGCGAGGCCGACTACGTCGAGGTGCCGCTCGAGGACGAAGAGGAGGAAGAGTACGGATCCCGGGAGGAAATCCTGCGTCGGCTTTCCACCCTCAGGTCCGAGATGCGAAAGGCCGCGGCGAACCTCGAGTTCGAACGGGCCGCCGAGCTTCGGGACCGGATTCGCCGTCTCGAGGAGCGGGCGCTCGAACTCCTCGGAGAAGAGCGCGAGTCGGTCGCCGTTCCCTGA